The DNA region TTCATGGATCTCAAATAGTTTATGTTTTAGTTTATTAAAAATTCTGTGACTTTAAGTCACAGAATAATATTACAATATAAATGTTTTAAAAACAATTACTTTAAAAAAATAAAACTATTTTCCAGTTCTTCCTCTTTTTGTCAAAGGAATATTTTTTTTACAAAGTTCACATTCATCTGCTTTATAAGTTGAAACATTTAAATTTAGAAGTGCTTTTGATTTTACACCATCAAAAATAAGTTCTTTACCACTTCTATTTACAAGCATCGCAATACCTATGATATTACCACCAAAACTCTTAACCACTTCAACAACTTCTTTTATAGATCCACCAGTTGTTACAATATCTTCAACTATTAAAATTCTTTGGTTTTTTTGAATTTCAAAACCCCTTTTTAAGGTCATTTTTCCATTTTCTCTTTCACAAAAAATAGCCTCAGTATTTAAAGCTTTTCCAACCTCATGAGCTAGTAAAATTCCACCTGTCATTGGACCAATAACCAACTCAACATTATCATTTATATATCTTTTTGCCATTTCTTTACATAAAATTTCTGTAAATTTAGGATGTTTTAAAACACTAAATTTTTCTATATAAGTATCACTATGAAGCCCAGAAGTAAGTAAAAAATGCCCGTGTAAAATTGCACCTGTTTTTATAAAAATATCTTTTATTTCAGACTCACTCATTAAATTTTTATCTAAATTTTCCATCTTAAATCTCCATTTCTTTTAAAATTTCTTCTAAAGCCTTTAACTTATTATTTGCCAAAGTTAATGCTCTGCCAACAACCAAATGTGTTGCTCCATTTTTAATAGCTTCACTTGGCGAAGCTATGCGGTTTTGATCATTAATATTTGCAAAATTTGGACGAATACCAGGAGTTATTATTAAAAAATTTTCTCCTAAATTTTGTTTTATTGAATTCGCCTCTAAAACAGAAGCTACAACACCATCAAGCCCAGCTTTTTTAGTCATTTTTGCTAAATTTAATACTTGATTTTTTACATCAGTCTTATATCCAATTTTTTCATAATCCTCATCACCAATACTCGTTAAAATTGTTACTGCAATTAATTTTGGAATAATTAAATTTTTTTTATAACAAAACTCTTTTAAACTTTCATTTGCAAATTTCA from Campylobacter ureolyticus includes:
- the pyrE gene encoding orotate phosphoribosyltransferase, with translation MENLDKNLMSESEIKDIFIKTGAILHGHFLLTSGLHSDTYIEKFSVLKHPKFTEILCKEMAKRYINDNVELVIGPMTGGILLAHEVGKALNTEAIFCERENGKMTLKRGFEIQKNQRILIVEDIVTTGGSIKEVVEVVKSFGGNIIGIAMLVNRSGKELIFDGVKSKALLNLNVSTYKADECELCKKNIPLTKRGRTGK
- the pyrF gene encoding orotidine-5'-phosphate decarboxylase translates to MSELIVALDMQNLDDVKSIVKDFDKKVDFYKVGMELFYSEGKKAIEYLKNENKKVFLDLKLHDIPNTVSKGLISLANLNVDILNVHASGGFSMMKFANESLKEFCYKKNLIIPKLIAVTILTSIGDEDYEKIGYKTDVKNQVLNLAKMTKKAGLDGVVASVLEANSIKQNLGENFLIITPGIRPNFANINDQNRIASPSEAIKNGATHLVVGRALTLANNKLKALEEILKEMEI